A stretch of the Lactuca sativa cultivar Salinas chromosome 9, Lsat_Salinas_v11, whole genome shotgun sequence genome encodes the following:
- the LOC111892849 gene encoding sodium/hydrogen exchanger 4 isoform X1 has translation MEAMNENSTLYSAVTMNLDSTHSQVVPITLFVALLCVCLVIGHLLEEYPWLNESITAILIGFVVGTIILCTSKWKSSRLLRFSEELFFIYLLPPIIFNAGFQVKKKQFFHNFFPIMLFGVTGVLISTSIVAAGCWWLFPKLGFNGLTISEYLSIGTIFSSTDTVCTLQVLSQDETPLLYSLVFGEGVVNDATSVVLFNAVQKINADTLNSHTALRIFLDFLYLFTTSTLLGVSAGLVTAYILRGLYVGRHSSVREIALMVLVAYLSYMLAELFELSGILTVFFAGVLMSHYSWHNVTESSRITTRYAFATLSFIAETFIFLYVGMDALDYEKWKMSMLSIWTKMGIYSTVMMLILVGRVAFVFPLSIISNYMHRSGGDSTKISRKHQMVIWWAGLMRGAVSVALAFKQFTHSGVTLDPTNATMITTTIVIVLFSTIVFGFLTKPLVDHLLPSTSSNSNTTNTRGDPGSPKEDMTLPLLSVEESASENLSRAKDNLSMLMDRPVYTIHSYWRRFDTAYMRPIFGGPCSDENHSSSSC, from the exons ATGGAGGCGATGAATGAAAATTCCACATTGTATTCTGCTGTGACGATGAACCTCGACAGTACTCATAGTCAGGTCGTTCCGATCACATTATTCGTTGCACTACTCTGTGTATGCTTAGTCATCGGACACTTGCTTGAAGAGTATCCTTGGTTGAACGAGTCTATCACTGCTATCCTCATC GGGTTTGTTGTTGGAACAATCATCTTATGCACAAGCAAGTGGAAAAGCTCTCGTCTGTTAAGATTCAGTGAAGAATTATTCTTTATCTACTTACTTCCACCGATAATCTTCAATGCTGG CTTTCAGGTGAAGAAGAAACAGTTCTTCCACAACTTTTTCCCTATCATGTTGTTTGGAGTCACAGGTGTTCTCATATCAACATCCATAGTTGCAGCTG GTTGCTGGTGGCTttttccaaaattagggtttaatggtTTGACTATCAGCGAGTATCTTA GTATTGGGACAATTTTCTCATCAACAGATACTGTATGCACATTACAG GTTTTGAGCCAAGATGAGACACCTTTACTATATAGCCTAGTGTTTGGAGAAGGTGTAGTGAATGATGCAACATCTGTTGTTCTTTTCAATGCTGTTCAAAAAATCAATGCAGATACACTTAATAGCCACACAGCTCTTCGAATCTTTCTAGATTTCTTATATCTATTCACCACAAGCACACTTCTTGGAGTTTCA GCTGGGCTTGTGACAGCATACATTCTTAGAGGCCTGTATGTTGGCAG GCATTCAAGTGTCAGAGAAATTGCTTTGATGGTTCTTGTAGCATATTTGTCCTACATGTTGGCAGAG CTATTTGAACTCAGTGGAATTCTAACAGTCTTCTTTGCTGGGGTTTTGATGTCTCACTATTCATGGCATAATGTGACTGAAAGTTCAAGAATCACCACCAG GTATGCATTTGCAACATTGTCTTTCATTGCTGAAACATTTATCTTCCTTTATGTGGGAATGGATGCTCTCGACTATGAGAAGTGGAAAATGAGCATGTTAAG TATTTGGACAAAAATGGGGATTTACAGCACTGTGATGATGTTAATATTGGTTGGACGTGTTGCTTTTGTGTTTCCCCTTTCTATTATTTCCAATTACATGCACAGAAGTGGAGGTGACTCAACAAAAATCTCAAGAAAACACCag ATGGTAATTTGGTGGGCTGGTTTAATGAGGGGTGCTGTTTCTGTTGCCTTAGCATTCAAACaa TTTACTCACTCGGGTGTGACACTGGACCCCACGAATGCCACAATGATCACCACCACTATTGTCATCGTGCTCTTCAGTACCATT GTGTTTGGTTTTTTAACAAAACCGCTGGTGGATCATCTACTTCCTTCTACTAGTAGTAATTCAAATACAACAAACACAAGGGGTGATCCGGGATCTCCAAAAGAGGACATGACACTTCCATTGTTGTCTGTAGAAGAATCGGCTTCTGAAAATCTTTCAAGAGCAAAAGACAATTTATCAATGTTAATGGATAGACCCGTTTACACGATCCATTCCTATTGGAGAAGATTCGACACTGCTTACATGAGACCTATTTTTGGTGGCCCATGTAGTGATGAAAATCACTCTTCAAGTTCATGCTAG
- the LOC111892849 gene encoding sodium/hydrogen exchanger 4 isoform X2, with amino-acid sequence MLFGVTGVLISTSIVAAGCWWLFPKLGFNGLTISEYLSIGTIFSSTDTVCTLQVLSQDETPLLYSLVFGEGVVNDATSVVLFNAVQKINADTLNSHTALRIFLDFLYLFTTSTLLGVSAGLVTAYILRGLYVGRHSSVREIALMVLVAYLSYMLAELFELSGILTVFFAGVLMSHYSWHNVTESSRITTRYAFATLSFIAETFIFLYVGMDALDYEKWKMSMLSIWTKMGIYSTVMMLILVGRVAFVFPLSIISNYMHRSGGDSTKISRKHQMVIWWAGLMRGAVSVALAFKQFTHSGVTLDPTNATMITTTIVIVLFSTIVFGFLTKPLVDHLLPSTSSNSNTTNTRGDPGSPKEDMTLPLLSVEESASENLSRAKDNLSMLMDRPVYTIHSYWRRFDTAYMRPIFGGPCSDENHSSSSC; translated from the exons ATGTTGTTTGGAGTCACAGGTGTTCTCATATCAACATCCATAGTTGCAGCTG GTTGCTGGTGGCTttttccaaaattagggtttaatggtTTGACTATCAGCGAGTATCTTA GTATTGGGACAATTTTCTCATCAACAGATACTGTATGCACATTACAG GTTTTGAGCCAAGATGAGACACCTTTACTATATAGCCTAGTGTTTGGAGAAGGTGTAGTGAATGATGCAACATCTGTTGTTCTTTTCAATGCTGTTCAAAAAATCAATGCAGATACACTTAATAGCCACACAGCTCTTCGAATCTTTCTAGATTTCTTATATCTATTCACCACAAGCACACTTCTTGGAGTTTCA GCTGGGCTTGTGACAGCATACATTCTTAGAGGCCTGTATGTTGGCAG GCATTCAAGTGTCAGAGAAATTGCTTTGATGGTTCTTGTAGCATATTTGTCCTACATGTTGGCAGAG CTATTTGAACTCAGTGGAATTCTAACAGTCTTCTTTGCTGGGGTTTTGATGTCTCACTATTCATGGCATAATGTGACTGAAAGTTCAAGAATCACCACCAG GTATGCATTTGCAACATTGTCTTTCATTGCTGAAACATTTATCTTCCTTTATGTGGGAATGGATGCTCTCGACTATGAGAAGTGGAAAATGAGCATGTTAAG TATTTGGACAAAAATGGGGATTTACAGCACTGTGATGATGTTAATATTGGTTGGACGTGTTGCTTTTGTGTTTCCCCTTTCTATTATTTCCAATTACATGCACAGAAGTGGAGGTGACTCAACAAAAATCTCAAGAAAACACCag ATGGTAATTTGGTGGGCTGGTTTAATGAGGGGTGCTGTTTCTGTTGCCTTAGCATTCAAACaa TTTACTCACTCGGGTGTGACACTGGACCCCACGAATGCCACAATGATCACCACCACTATTGTCATCGTGCTCTTCAGTACCATT GTGTTTGGTTTTTTAACAAAACCGCTGGTGGATCATCTACTTCCTTCTACTAGTAGTAATTCAAATACAACAAACACAAGGGGTGATCCGGGATCTCCAAAAGAGGACATGACACTTCCATTGTTGTCTGTAGAAGAATCGGCTTCTGAAAATCTTTCAAGAGCAAAAGACAATTTATCAATGTTAATGGATAGACCCGTTTACACGATCCATTCCTATTGGAGAAGATTCGACACTGCTTACATGAGACCTATTTTTGGTGGCCCATGTAGTGATGAAAATCACTCTTCAAGTTCATGCTAG